In the genome of Paralichthys olivaceus isolate ysfri-2021 chromosome 10, ASM2471397v2, whole genome shotgun sequence, the window GATCCAACCTGTTAATACAAGAACTGCAACCTGACTCATACAAGATTTACGACATGTGTTGTCTTTCTGTATCCCTGCAATGCTGATGACACCCAACTACTCCAATAAAGGCTTGATGAGCAAATGTCTCAGCAGCTAAAGCTCAACCTGGACTCAACTAAACCTTTGTGCTTGATCACAGAAAACTGTGATTGAGGAGAGAACCAGGGCACACCGGCTCTAATGAGTTTACCTGTATATTGACACAGGAAATGATAACTTTCACCTCGAGAGAGGATCAACGAGGAGCTTGTTCCCCAGGGACTCACCGCAGCTGATCCAGaatgctcttcttcttcttcttctcctacACATTTGGAATCATATGTGATTTCAGCTCAAGCCTTTTGGGATAAAGTCAATCGAATTAATCAATCGAATTCTGTCtctatagcccatattcacaatttgtctcataaatTGTCTCGGGGGGGGAAATGTTAAACCTCCGTGTGAGTGTGAGGGATCATCTCCCAGGACGAACAGAAGTTCAATAGATGCTGAGTTTAGTACAAATAATTTGTGCACGTTTGCCAGATTGGATCTTATTTCATTGCTCTGATGCAGAGGCCTGTATGTGCCAGGCCTCCTGAGAGGAAGTTCAACTGTCGATCGACACCAGCAGAGTTACGTGTCTTCTAACTCACATAGAGCTtcatcgtcgtcgtcgtcatcatcatcatcactgctcTGGGAAACAAGAACACACGATTCATTCTCGGCTAAGCCTCCACTTGTTGCGTTTCTATTCAATACAGTCGGTGCTTTATGTGTGTTAGAGTACATCACAGTGTTTCACAGAGGTAAAGAGTGAGCAGATGAGCAGTGACGGAATAAACACCGGCCCCATGGGAAGGAGTGACCTCCGAGGTCTCATATCCACCTAAGAGCTCCATCTATTCCCTTGTAAGTGTTAAATCCTGCTTTTGTCTCTTACAgcttctctgtttgtttatcttcTCTCCTTTGCTCCATCATTGActatgtttctctttctgtttctcttgcTCTGCCACCTTTGATGCATCCCTCCGATCTTTAATCCTTTCGGCTAACACAACATGATGCGCCGAGCTGAAAAGGGTGTACATCTGTGCAGTGTTTTCAGGAAGGTTTAAATCCAGTCACAACAGTGTAAGACTGATGCTCCCCTTCTGTCCTAAGttatgaatatttaaactgtcacagaacCAACCTCGGACTCGCAGCATCAATGGATAAGTCAGCCTGCCACCAACAGTGGATAAGGAGCTGTTTATTCAAATCCAGACACAGGGATGTGAAGCCCAGCTGCTATTGACCAGATCTTCCAGGCTGAGCTGAAAAGATGCTTCTCACAGTTTCTCTTTTAACTTCAGCACCATGTTTATCTGGGAGTTTAACAGAAAAACTTTCTCATGAGTGTCACATGTCGTTGTTTCGACTTGtctccatctttaaaaaaaaaacatcttcgaGATTCACTGACGATTAAATGAATCATCCACAAAACAATGTATTCAAATTATCTTTCTGCACCACAACAATTAAACAACTATTTAGTTTAAATGAGTTTAGTTTAAATAACTGAACCTTCATTGGAATCgtgagtgaatgcagatgctTCGACGAAGGGCATCGTGGATCGAGTCAAGAGTTTGACAAGTGTGAAAATTAATGCTTTGGCAGCAGCCAAATCTTAATCCATTTAAAATACGACACAACACAAAGATATGATAAAATACAATCAACATGACACAATGCCCAATCCACATTTCCTCTATGTGCATCAACCAGcatagatgtgtgtgttagatttaAATACAACTGCACCGACTCTAAAGTTTGTTAGAGTCAGCACTGACGCagctgtgaaaccaaaactaaccaaaacgctgtttgtttgtataatttTGACTTCCTGACCACTGAAGCTTGGACTTTGCTGTTCCTGAGTCTTTAAGAGCAAAGGAGATCATTGTCGGAATCAACACTAGACAGAGGGCATCATGGGGGAGAGGGCGGCCTAATTATTTGAGCAATCCGATCCTCGGTAACTCATGATAACTGCATTTTGTGCTGACTAATGGTGCTTGGAAAACTCTGGGGGAAAAAATACTTGCAGTAAAACAGATGTTCTAAAACAAATAATCCCACAATTTAAgggagttgttgtttttacctCCAGGAGATTATGTTTGTCAGTCTATCAACAGGATTACAGAGGAACTACTCATAGAAGAATCCATAAACTTTTGAGGTCTTAACTTTCTTTTACATGATGACATGAGTGTCGTCCTTCGTGAGGTAAACGCTCCCTCACTATTTGTTGTATCTGCTTGTGCTCATCTGTCGACTTGTGTAGCCGTGTGAAGCATTTAAGTCTGAAGCTATGCCTCATTTAATTAATTCACCACTTGACTATTACCATtatgaattcattattttttataatatttaagCGTGGTTACTTGATCTCAGCCACTCTCATGTTAAACTGAAAAGTATTTTGACATAATAAAAGACAAACCTTCCTGAGAGAACACATGAGCAAAACCTTATTCATAATTCTTCCTTTTTTGGTGGGATGGATTCTGCGGATGTCCGACAGAGTAAATATGATGTTGAACTGAACGCTGAgtgattttaatcaaattttCAAATAGTAATATAAATAATTCCttatttctctatttttctGGTATGTAAAAGTAGTTTCCACAGGctgagactttttaaagaacGACCTGTAAGCAGACTGTATTTCTGTTGCATTGCATCGACTGACCTCTTACTCTTTGGAACGTCCTACAGAACGCTGAAGGACTTTGAATAATTCAGTCCCAGTAATGAGACGAATAAACAAATGCGTGGATGAATATTCAGAGATTCAGTTCATATCGTTCCAGCTTCAAAAGCCTTCGGAAAACATTGCAACAGCATTCACAATCTGCTGTGCAGCTGCTGCCTTTGCCCAAACTGTGCACCGGCCTTTGCTCGTCACTGTGGCTTCTTATACTGCAACAACAACTTTGTGAATATATCAAATGACTCAATAAACAGTTCTTCGTGGACGCCCTCTCGTTTTAAAGattataaaacagaaatgttttcagaatCGGATAAATATCAATCTCTTATGCTGCAGGACGAACCTCCAGACGTGCAGGTGGAGTCATTGAAGGATCAGACACTGCTGTGATCTGAACCATCCTGCAGGAGACAAGTTGGATTTAAAAGCTCAAACACCACAACGTcacaaaacattaacattatataaaacctgttttcttttatctcaTCTGTTGATtgtaattaagaaaaaaatattaaagaagaCACATTTTCTGACATGCTCAAAATCTACGCATAATTAGTTTCAtgagttgtttgtgtttgtattagtATGAGTCCTACAAACTGGTCATTAATggagtttttaaagtttttaaataaatctttaaaataatcaaatccctttttaatctttattttctggTTGAATTATGCAGATGTTCAAGAAACAGATCCCAGATTCATAAagagaatatattttaaattgaatttagaAATAAGAACATTAGGTTTTATTTATGGGGGAAAAAACTACTTTTTGGAAATTTCAATATcttaaataatcataataagggtctgtgtttgtcttttcttttaaacctgtttaattattttatttctaaaaggTTATATATGTTaaagggtgttttttttttatttcctctctatGATAATGTCTGTGCTGCTTTAACTCTCATTCCAAAATGTTCTCTTTCATATTGtgctaaatgtaaaaaaaaacttaaaaaacaaagacatcacCAAAGActtgtttctttccttttgcaATTAATcgtctttattttacattttcaaacccCAACATCATCAGAGATTCATCTGAAATTCACGttcaaaataagtaaataaatatcattttctgtttttatttaaaaaaataaagaagtggCCATTGTGTGGGCCGGACAGTGAAAGACAAGCCACTGAGCAGAAAACAGGGAGAGAATCAGAGGACAGAATAAAGCAGGTGCAACATTAACAAgactataatatataatatctcCCACTATTTAAACAGATTATTCTACATATTTACACTATATTTGTGGTTGGATTCAAGTTGGGGCTCTTTCCTCTGCAGGCCCTGAAATCACCAGAGAGCTGGATGTTAACATGGACGAGTCGAGGCCTTGATCATTCAAACCTTTTTCAGAATTAAATGAATTTCGTTGTGCTTCTTGAGCTCTGTGAAGACACAGCGCTTACAACTGAGGTTAATCACCATCAAACACTAAGTTAGTTTGCAAAACCCCCAAAAGTCCCAGTGAGGAAAATCAATGCATCGGTCTTCACTGGCTCCGTCCACGCGACGGATTCAGCGAcgaagataaattaaaaaacgtaataagaggagagagagagtctgtgaCAACCCTGAACAAGTTCGTCTCTATCGGGTTTGGAGTCACTTGGAGTCGCTGGTCAGCCTCGGCATGGTGACGGAGCTCATGCTGGACACATGCGGAGGCGGGACTTGGCACATGCTGCACGGACAGGGCATCCCGGCGCCAACGCCCCAGTGCTGGAAGCTGCTGCCCAGCGGCCCTGCGCCGGGAGCGGGAGCTTTGAGGAGTCCGTGGTGGGGTCTGACCGAGGTGACGGCGGAGATACCGGGCGCAGAGAGAGACGCGGAGGAGACGGCCGGCGGGAGGAGAGGGTGGTGCACCGCCGGGTGTGCGGGGTGGGGGGCGGCCGGGTGTCCCGGCACGGGCCCAGCGTGTGTCATAGTCCCGCAGGCTGACGGGTGGAAGCCGCCGTGGTGTGCGCTGCTGCCGTAGATCTCACTGACCAGCCGCTTCATCTCCTCCAGAGAGTTGCTCAGCATCAGGATGTAGTTTCTCGCCAGCAGCAGGGTGGCGATTTTGGAGAGTTTACGCACCGATGGCCCGTGCGCGTAGGGCATGACCTCCCGCAGTCCGTCCATGGCCACGTTGAGGTCGTGCATCCTTTTCCTCTCGCGGCTGTTGATCTTGAGGCGGATCGACTGCAGCTCGTTCTCGGACAGGAGTTTACGGTCTTTCTTGGAGGCGAACCGCAGAGCGAGGGTCTCCTCGTCGGAGGCGGAGAGGCCGTGCAGGCCGTGCATGGCGGCGATTTCGGACGGAGTGTCGTTTTGCGTGGAGGACACGGCGCCGGAGAATCCGTGCACTGACTTCTTCAGGGTGGCCATGAAGATGTCGTCCACCTCGGGAGAGGAAGGTCTGCTCGACACGCGGCTCGTATCAGAGTCCATGGTTCTGGTCCAGCACGGAGCTCTGAGGAGGAGACAGTTGGTTTAGTGAAGAAGAACATCCACAGGTCAGGCCAACAGTTACTGCAACGACCGGTGATACGAAATTAAAGGCTTATTGCAATTTAATCTGTTGACTTAATAATTAAAAGTGTATGTACTGACACATTTGGCTTTACGAGCTGTCAAATGTTAACGCCTCTTCAAATCCTACAGTTGAAGCCTTTACGCGCCGTCTGCCTCTGGTTTGTTCACAAATAAAGTTTGGTAAAACATCAGTAATTAGTGAAATTGCAGAATAAAACACTCACCGAGAAAGTTTCCAAAGGCGCGACGGTGTGAAAACCTAAACGTCAAATCCACGGGTTACTCCAAAGCGCGTGTGACAGCCCATTTGGCACGGCAGCGTGTGACCGCGGGCTTTTATAGCGCGCTGAGGCCGCTTCACCGGGACAACGCGGTGTGTGTCCCGGCAGCCACCCGGCGACCAATCAGCTCcgtgcagggagggagggagggaggatgggagagaggggagggaggagggtgaCGGACGGTCCTCAGCCTGATGTAATTACCAACACACAGCATCACTACGAAGTGAAATCAGACACACTCCGTCCTGCATGTGGCCCCTTCCTGTGGAAAGGTCCGGGCCGCGTGTGGATGGATTTTTAcgcacagaggaaaacacattGCGCCTCAGAAATTAGATTGTTGATGGTCTGATTATTCAGGAAACAGTAAAGGAATAAATCAGACGTCATTTAAATAATGTACATCAACCAAAACTGTAATTAAAACTTTATGAAACGTGTAAATGTAATAACCATCAGATATTTGAGtgattttcttaatatttgAAACAATAGTTTTAATTAGAAACTCCTCACTTTGTTGttatgtgtattattattattattattattatgtcaaTGAACCGTCCAGGCGTGAAC includes:
- the olig2 gene encoding oligodendrocyte transcription factor 2 — encoded protein: MDSDTSRVSSRPSSPEVDDIFMATLKKSVHGFSGAVSSTQNDTPSEIAAMHGLHGLSASDEETLALRFASKKDRKLLSENELQSIRLKINSRERKRMHDLNVAMDGLREVMPYAHGPSVRKLSKIATLLLARNYILMLSNSLEEMKRLVSEIYGSSAHHGGFHPSACGTMTHAGPVPGHPAAPHPAHPAVHHPLLPPAVSSASLSAPGISAVTSVRPHHGLLKAPAPGAGPLGSSFQHWGVGAGMPCPCSMCQVPPPHVSSMSSVTMPRLTSDSK